TGTTGGGATGTAACTACAGAACAATCAATAGAGGGATGGAGGATCTGGAACAGCCGAGTAAAACCAGCAGTCCAAGAATTCGCCGTCCAGGAGGAGGAAGAAAAAAAGCACTGTTAACGATACCTGGAATCAATGAAGCATTCCTGACGGTAATAGAAACACACACAGCAGGTTCGCCAATGGACGAGGATATTAAATGGACAAACTTAACTCGTCAACAAATAGCAGACTTATTAGCCGAAAAAGGCATAAATATCAGTGTTACAGTTGTAGACCAATTACTCTGGGAACATAAATTTCGTAAACGCAAAGCAGTGAAAATGATTGCGTGTGGAAGTAGCGAAAATCGTAATGAGCAGTTTGAGAAGATTGAAAGCCTTAAAACCCAGTATTTTGCTGAGGGTAACCCAGTGATTAGTATGGACAGTAAAAAAAAGAGTTAATTGGCAATTTATATAGAGAAGGAAGTATTTATACTGATGCTCCAATCAAGGTATTAGACCACGACTTTCCATCTTTGGCAACAGGAATAGCAATTCCACATGGGTTATATGATTTAAAGGATAACATTGGTTTTATACAAATTGGTACTAGCCATGACACCAGCGAATTTGCCTGTGATTCAATCCGTTATTGGTGGAATAATTATGGCAAAAACCGCTACCAATTGGCTACCTCTATACTACTGTTATGTGATGGTGGTGGTAGCAACAGTTCTCGTTACTATGTATTCAAAGAAGCATTACAAGCTTTGGTGAATGAAATTGGAATTGAAATTCGCATTGCTCACTATCCTCCTTATACATCTAAGTACAATCCGATTGAGCATCGGCTGTTTCCACATCTAAGTCGGGCTTGTAAAGGTGTTATTTTCGACAGTGTTAACACTGTAGCTAAACTGATGGCAAAAGCTACTACTCAGAAAGGGTTACAGGTTTTTACGACCATCATTGATAAAGCCTACCAAACCGGTAAGAAAGTTGCTGAGGGTTTTAAAGAAACAATGGAGATTTTCTTTGATGATTTTTTGCCACAGTGGAACTATACTGCTAAACCACAACAACATTTAGAATTGTAAGTTATTTAATCCACATTCCTAACTACTAAAATTTATTGATTATAGCGATATACAATACCCTAACAAGTATGACTTGAAACCCGCACTCCGCTAATTTTTGGTGGTGTCTGATGCCAAATTTTCCCATTCTGTCCTTTTTTTGATTGGTTTAGCCGGATTTCCTGAGTAGACGATATTCGCTTCTAAGGATCTTCCTGTGACACTACCCAACCCTAAAACTGCTCCTCGTCCAATAGTAACACCAGGTCCGATGACTGATTTTGCCGCTATCCAACTACCCTCTTGAATATGAATAGCTCCAGGAATTAGTTCAAAGTTGGGGTGATTCCAGTTATGATTACCAGTACAGAGATAAACTCCCTGAGACAAACACACATGATTTTCGATGGTAACATTAGCTAGATTATCAATCCAGGTATCTTCTCCAATCCAAACGTGATTACCAATGGTCAAGCGCCAGGGAAATTTAATTTTTACTCGTGTCTTAATGCGTACACTCTTACCTATAGTAGCACCAAACAGCCTCAGTATCGAAACTTTTATAGATGATATAGGCAGCCAATAACTCTCCACTAAGGGTGAGCCAATGAAGTACCATAAAATTTGTTGACTGTATGGCGCTCCGGGTGTATAGTTTCCAAGTGTGTAATTATCTAAACGCATAAATAACTGTTTCAGTATATTTTATTTGCTTCTATTATATGTGTACTCAGCAATATTTCTGTTAAAACTCTCTGAAATGTATAATACCATCTATGCTAACCTTCAAGAATACCGCCTTTGCGGATGAGACAATAGATGAAGATGATTAAAGGGGCGAGGATTTTGCCTTTGCGAAGGCGATCGCGGGGAAAAAGGTCTGAATCACGGATTAGACGGATTGCGCTAATTTCACGGATTTTAGTAACTTTTATCATAGCAAACAACCTAATCCGCTCAATCTTTTAATCCCTATAATCCGCGATTCTGACTTTGTCGGAGGCACATCGCCGGATTCGTTAAGAATTGTAAAACCATAAGAATGTAAGGATTAAAATGTCATGAAACCTTAAAATGAGAATTGCTGCTATAAAATAGCTTTGATTTACAAAGATAAGGCAATATATACTAAACACGGGTGAGATTTAAACTTTTGCCAAATGACAAATAACCAAGATATGTAGGGGTAAAGCAAGAGCTTCATTGGTGTCAACTTAAGCTCAAA
The DNA window shown above is from Anabaena sp. WA102 and carries:
- a CDS encoding WcaF family extracellular polysaccharide biosynthesis acetyltransferase → MRLDNYTLGNYTPGAPYSQQILWYFIGSPLVESYWLPISSIKVSILRLFGATIGKSVRIKTRVKIKFPWRLTIGNHVWIGEDTWIDNLANVTIENHVCLSQGVYLCTGNHNWNHPNFELIPGAIHIQEGSWIAAKSVIGPGVTIGRGAVLGLGSVTGRSLEANIVYSGNPAKPIKKRTEWENLASDTTKN